From the Manihot esculenta cultivar AM560-2 chromosome 14, M.esculenta_v8, whole genome shotgun sequence genome, the window TAtgagttaaaatttataattcgcTATTTTTGGTTTATTTTAAGAATACTCGAAAAATGTTATATATTATTGTGTTGTGGGCCTGAGGCCTTTGGGCTATtgagaaatataaattatattgtcTTGCATGGGGGGTTAAATCCTGGGTATAGGGGAAACTCTGATGAAATTTCGGCACAGATTTGGGAAGTCTTTACCTCGTAATTCCTTTATTGAtagtctattttttattattttatggtaTTTCTATATAGGTAATCCGAATCAGTCATATTCTTCCCAGCAGGACCATTAGGCAATGGGTTCTAACATTCTGTGAGTTAGATGTTGATTATTTTTACaatttcaatattattaaatattttagcaTGCCTATGCATAAtgaatatatgtatatgtagtTATGTTATCAGGAATACTTTATTTATTCCATAAATAATTTGTGATATTATTTATGGATGTTGCTTTGGATTTAATGAGGAGCCGAGTGAGTGAGTGTGTATATGGGTATTTTTTGGATATGGATTGAACGGGTAAATTGGCTTGAGTTAATCTCGCTTGGGGGGCTTGGTCCTTATAGATATATAAGTCGAGGTAGATTGGTTTTAATTGAGCTCGTTGTCCCTCACATATGGAATTAAGAGGAAACGGCTTGAGTTGATCTCACTGGACCTATTGGATTAAGATAGCTATGTATAGGTCAgctccccccccccccacacatatatatatagacctATGGTATAATGGTGTGCGTGTGTGGGTGTGTGACTGGCTCCAAACCATCTCCTTATGCGAaatgttatattttattttttactatgtGATTTGTGACTATTGTATGGTAGAGTTGCATTAGAATTAGACAGTTATATAAATTGTATTAATAATCAATGTCTATACTCATTGAGGTGAACGCTCACCCCTATTCAAATATTATTCTCTAGATGACGGGTGAAATTCCTTGAAAGATTGACCTGCGAATCTTTCTCACAAGATTACTGTATTttccatttcatttttttttatatttttaaacattAACTCTAGAACTTCGTAGTGACTGTAGGATTTAATACTTGGAAAGTAAGTATTATTCTTTCAAACTTAATGTGTATTTTGTGATATTGGATTTCTCCTAGTGAGTTGAGCTCCCTATTGTGCTAATGCATATTTTATAAACCGTTATGTGTGGATTGTGAGGGTGAGCTGAGCTTGCCAAGTTGTTGGGTTTTATTCATGTGCAGGTCGGGTGAGTTTTCTTCCCTTTGGTATGTTTAGTTTATGGCGAAACTTTTTtcgtttaatttcttaattttaggcTTTTTTGGACtaaatattatgtttgatgtgaTTTGAGGCTTACTACGGGCTTTGAGGGCCCTAGGCCGATCCAAGTTCTAGTGCCGATCCGGCCTATGAAGTTGGATCGTGACAAAGTTAATATCAGAGCTTAGACTTTAAGGTTTTGGAAATTGTGTATAGATTGTCACATGCGGAGTATAGGATTGTTGATCGTCCTTGTTTGTAATTCATTACTTCTAGTTTTAACGTTACACGTTAGGTAGTATGGTTTTGTATTTGTAGAAGGTAcctatttttttttgtatgaCGTGATGGGTAGATTTGAGTTAACACATTTATTATGATATATCCATGTCTCATGACATGTAGCCTAAGAGCTTATATGATGAGTTGAAAATGTAGCATATATTGTGCGTACCCAGTTGGATGTACTTGTACATTAAAATGCATTTTGTTAGTGTAGCTGCCTTGGTATGgattgatgtgttattttaacaGTTTATGAATGGATTAATTGGTTATGACACATTAATCTATATGGATTTATGTGTAGCATgaaaaaaaactgaaagaaaagaaaaaaaaaggatgcAATGATAACCTATTAGGATGCATCACAGTAACCTATATAATACTCTTGATGTTTATACTGTAAGCTGCATATTACAGTATGAATATTGTATTATTATATAGACATCGttcatcatatattttatattggaGGCTGCAAATAGCTTCTGTTTTGGTACTTTGTTTAGAGGTTAATGAGGTTAGAATCACGGCAAATATCAAAGGTTCATAAGGAGTGGTGGTCTAAAAAAAAGAGTTGTAAAATATTGTTTCAAGTgagataattatataaaatgaattgTTATATAGTAGAATTATAAGTTTCTtgatatgaaatatttaattataaacttAATACTAAATGCAACaccttaatattttataaatattttgaccTAAGTACAATACACTCATTTATTTCTCCAACTTTTTCCAAAAGGTCCAGGTTATCTCCTAAAAGTTTAGAATATTATTTAGAAGTGGCTACTCCTATGAGTGACACTTTTGAGGTCAATATAGTTTTTCTAGCCTATTGAGCTAAAGTGGATGATAAAGACCTTTCTGTAAACTTGATTTCTCTTTCGATGATGAATTTTGATATCATTCTCGGAATGGATTGGTTGTCCAGTCATTATGCCACATTGGATTGTAGGAACAAGAAAGTCATCCTCCACATTCCTAGAACTGAGCAGTTCAGTTTTGATGGCACTAGAGATGTGGTGCCTTATAACCCAGTGTTTGTTGTCAGTGCTAAAAAGATGTTAGAGTGGGGTTATCAAGATTATTTGGCATTAGTGAGGGACATATCTTTAGAAAGTCTTAGTGTGAATAATATTTCCATGGGTAGAAAATTTTTGGATGTCTTTCCGGATGATATACTAGGGTTGCCCCTTGATATGAAAATTGAGTTCTGCATTGATGTTGTACCAGATATCAGTCCCATATCTATGCCACCATATAGGTTGGCACCAGTAGAACTTAGAGAATTGAAGGAGCAATTGCATGAGTTATTAGAAAAGGGCTTTATTTGACCGAGCACATCAACTTGGAATACTCCAGttttatttgtgagaaagaaagaTGGGTCTTTCAGGCTTTGCATCGATTATAGACAATTGAATAAGGTGACAGTtaagaataaatatccacttACTCGGATTGATGATTTATTATCATCTACAAGGGGCTCAATCATTCTCCAAGATTGACCTATGATCAGgctatcatcagttgagaatacggagagaggatgtaccaaagacagttTTCAAACTCGATATGGTCGTTATAAATTCTTAGTGATGTGTTTTGGACTTAATAATGCACTAGCAACATTTATGGATCTAATGAATAGGGTGTTCAAACCATTcctagatcactttgtgattgtgtTCATAGATGAAATCTTGGTATATTCTCAAAGTGAAGAGGACCATGTTAGGCATCTGAGAATGGTCTTACAGACTTTGAGGAAGCATCAATTGTATGCCAAGTTTTTTAAATGTGAGTTTTGATTGCAGAGTATATCATTCTTAGAACATATGGTTTCTAAAGAAGGCATTCAAGTTGATCTTAAGAAGATTGAGGCAATGACTAATTAGCTAAGGCCTATAATAGTCACAAAAGTAAGGAGCTTTTTAGGCTTAACTGGGTACTATTGACAGTTTGTGCAGAATAAAACTGCAGCCCTTTTGACCCGGTTGACACAGAAGAATGTGAAGTTCGTTTGGTTTGGTACTTGTGAAGAGAGCTTCCAGAAGGTTAAAGAATGTTTAACTACAGCTCCTGTATTGACCTTACTAACTAGTGGAGGTGGATATATAGTGTATTGTGTTGCACCTAGAGTTGGGTTAGGATCTTTTTTAATACAGAATAGTAGAATGGTAGCCTATGCATCTTGACAGTTGAAGAGATATGAGTAAAACTGTCCCACCTATGATCTTGAAATGGCGGCTGTGATATTTGCATTAAAGATAAGGAGACACTATCTTTAAGGGGAGACATGTGAGATATATATTGATCGTAAGAGTTTGAAATACATTTTCCAAGAAAGGAATCTAAATTTAAGGCAGAGAAATGGATAGAACTCCTGAAGGATTATGATTGTACTATTCAGTGTCACCCTGAAAAAGCTAATGTAATGGAATATGCCTTGAGTAGGAAATCATCGAGTGGCCTTGCACATATAACAGTAGAAAGAAGCCCTTTGATACAAGAATTACATGAATAAATGGACCGGGGTTTGATAATTGATATATCTGTATTAGGTGCAATCTTAGCACACTTTAGAGTACAACTAGACCTCAAAGATAGAATTAGAAATTTGCAATACAGGGGCCTGCAATTGATGCAGATTATAGAAGAGGTATAACAGGGTAAAGACTGCGACTTTGAATTTGATGGTGATGGTGCTCTCATGTAAGGGACAAGGATATGTGTGCTTAATATAGATGACTTGAGAGATGAGATCATGCAGGAAGCATACTACACTCCTTATACTATTCACCCTAGGTCTACAAAAATGTATCATGATGTAAAGGGCATATATTGATGGAATGGCATAAAAAGAGACATTGCAGACTTTGTGTCGAAATGCATAACATGTTAGAAAGTGAAGTTTGAACACCAGAGGCCTTCAGGGAAGCTACAGGAGATACCTATTCGAGAATGAAAATGGAAAGTGATCACTATGGATTTTATGTCTGGTTTACTCCGTACTACTAGAGGATATGAATCTATATGGGTAATCATAGATTGTTTGACTAAGTCAGCTCACTTTTTACCTGTAAATATGACCTTTTTTGTTGCTCAGTATGCTAAGTGGTATGTTTAGGAGATAGTTagattgcatggagttccagctTCCACAATATCAGATAGGGGTCCTCAATTCACTTCTCGGTTTTGAAAGAAGCTACAGAAGGTACTCAACACCCGTTTAAATTTCAATACAGCCTTCCACCCGAAAATAATGGACAGTCTGAGAGGTCTATACAAACattagaagatatgcttcgtaTGTGTGCCATAAATTTTGGTGGCCAATGGGATGATCGActaccattggtggagtttgcttacaataactgTTATCATTCCAGGATTGGTATGGCACCTTATGTGGGTCCTTTTGAAATCAAAGACAGAGTTGGGATAGTTACTTATCGATTAGAGTTACTGTTAGAATTCTCACAAGTTTATCTAGTGTTTCACATTTCGATACTGAAAAAGTACATATCTAATCCATCACATGTATTGCAACCAGAATCAATAGAAATTAATGAGAACTTATCTTATAAGGAGCAACTTATAGCCACAATGGATCATCAGATATATCAACTTCGGTCAAAACAAATACCTATGGTCAAAGTTTTATGGAGGAACTAGTCTGTAgaggagtgcacttgggagtTAGAGAGAGAAATGCGAAATAAGTGTTCTCATTTATTTCACATATTACCTTTAGCATTCTTTGCACCTGGCCTAGTGTAACTACTCTCTTTTAAATTCGAGaacgaattttttttaaaggagaAAGAATACAACAACCCaaattttatttacttatttcattttattattggtaaaaattttaaaattttaaaattttaaattattttaacattCTAAAAATTTTTCCAGACTTGCATGAATTTTTTGACGGTACTAGGGTAGAGCTAAAAGaccagaaataaaattttaaattgaaaaaaatggaTCAGACTGATTGAATCAAACTAATCGAATTGGACCAATTGAATCGAACTAATTGAATTGAACTAGCCAAATCGAGCCAATCAAATCGGACCAGCCCTACCCTTTTTCCCTCTGCGCGACATCCTTCTCTTCTccatttttctttattcttcttttctttttcttcttctctttaccGTCTCTCTCCCTTTAATTTCTCCCTCTCCCGACTACTATTTCAAGCAAGCTTGGTCTCTTTAGATTCCTCTCCTCACAAGCTTCGCATAGATACTAAGATTGTCTGCTATATCCAAAGTTTATGAcccttttacttttttttttaagatttctCCCACACCAAACATCCTATCGAATATCCGAAGCCACCAGTGTGTTATACTCATCGATAGCTTCGTGTAAATACTAATATCATAATTTTTCGACACCAAAAAATTTTAGAGACCCATAAGCTTAACAATGAGTTTTTAGGCCCTTAGAGTcacatttttcataaaataaaattatattcttacatatggtattatgggcttcatTTAGATACCTTTATTTTGGAGAAATTCTACCAGCGCTCAGGACTGCAATTTTAGTCTGGACATGTGGGCTTCGGAATTGACCTCCAAAAGGGGTCAATATTATAGTCTTTCCTACCATTTTTAAATGGCTGGATGCATTCCAGGTGTTAGAATTAACATTGGTAAGCCCGAACTCAACTtatcattttattataatatttatgtttagcttactaaattattgaatatatatacATTAGGATGACTATAATTGATTGAGGTTGTTTACTAtaacaatatattataattaaggaCTTTAGAAAAAATTTGTGGATTTTTTTTAGAATGTATTTAATATTTGTAGAATTGCAGAGGATTTTAAATGtgagttaaaatttataattcgcTATTGTTGATTTGTTTTGagaatactaaaaaaaattatatattattgtgTTGTAGGCATGATACCTTTGGACTATtgagaaatataaattatattatcttgCAAGGTGTTAAATCCTAGGTATAGGGAAAACTCTGCTGAAATTTCGGCGCAGATTTGGAAAGTCTTTATTTCGTAATT encodes:
- the LOC110600571 gene encoding uncharacterized protein LOC110600571, yielding MDRGLIIDISVLGAILAHFRVQLDLKDRIRNLQYRGLQLMQIIEEYAKCLPPENNGQSERSIQTLEDMLRMCAINFGGQWDDRLPLVEFAYNNCYHSRIGMAPYVGPFEIKDRVGIVTYRLELLLEFSQVYLVFHISILKKYISNPSHVLQPESIEINENLSYKEQLIATMDHQIYQLRSKQIPMVKVLWRN